In Sphingobium sp. Z007, one DNA window encodes the following:
- a CDS encoding phosphoadenosine phosphosulfate reductase family protein: protein MAIPSFIHDLIARGALFVSNDSGGKDSQAMLAELCALVPADQLIVMHAHLPDVEWEGSEEHIRRNAGDIPVIIAHAASTFFEMVERRGMFPSPKNRQCTSDLKRGPIEREIRRYLQANPQFGGLIVNCMGLRAQESSGRSKLQPFKLNERNSKAGREWYDWLPIHDWSTDQVFARIAAAGQEPFWTYAKGMKRKSCCFCIFATDEDHTTAAGLVPSLYGRLCATERRLGFTLSMSQRTLPEITGIAA from the coding sequence ATGGCAATCCCATCCTTCATCCATGATCTGATCGCCCGCGGCGCGCTGTTCGTGTCTAACGACAGCGGCGGGAAAGACAGTCAGGCGATGCTTGCAGAACTTTGCGCGCTGGTGCCGGCCGATCAGTTGATCGTGATGCATGCCCATCTGCCCGATGTGGAGTGGGAGGGCTCGGAAGAGCATATCCGCCGCAATGCCGGCGATATCCCGGTAATCATCGCACACGCCGCCTCGACCTTCTTCGAGATGGTCGAGCGGCGGGGCATGTTCCCGTCCCCCAAGAACCGGCAATGCACGTCAGACCTGAAGCGCGGGCCGATCGAGCGGGAAATCCGCCGCTATCTGCAAGCCAATCCCCAGTTCGGTGGCCTGATCGTCAACTGCATGGGCCTTCGCGCCCAGGAGAGTTCCGGCCGCTCCAAGCTCCAGCCGTTCAAGCTCAATGAGCGTAACAGTAAGGCCGGGCGAGAATGGTACGATTGGCTGCCTATCCATGATTGGTCAACGGATCAGGTCTTCGCCCGGATCGCCGCGGCAGGGCAGGAGCCTTTCTGGACCTATGCCAAGGGCATGAAGCGCAAGTCCTGCTGCTTCTGCATTTTCGCAACCGATGAAGATCATACGACGGCCGCCGGCTTGGTCCCGTCGCTATACGGCCGTCTGTGCGCCACCGAGCGCCGCCTGGGCTTCACCCTCTCCATGTCGCAGCGGACGCTGCCTGAAATCACGGGGATCGCAGCATGA
- a CDS encoding LexA family transcriptional regulator: MLAQLDRLWDFSKMVADNSSRGQRLYDRLMAIKPPALKATTWAVEAGVNRAFFTNLKGKGGSVRSDSLHKLLSYIGKSEADLAGEPDLPKTNATPVHFEGASLVQVREDLPVFGTALGAEMLVEGERIEQTMLNTGDIIEYRKRPPVSHGVEKVYGLYIQGASMYPAHRDGAFIFAQRDARLRVDDDVVVYLRPKDDTDDGSRAVCVLVKRLVRRSAQFVELEQYNPAKIFRIDMKDVLQIDRVLTTDDYT; this comes from the coding sequence ATGCTGGCGCAGTTGGATCGGTTGTGGGATTTCTCCAAAATGGTGGCAGACAATAGTTCCAGAGGCCAGCGGCTCTACGACAGGCTGATGGCGATAAAGCCCCCGGCTTTGAAGGCCACAACATGGGCTGTTGAAGCTGGCGTTAATCGCGCTTTTTTCACCAATTTAAAGGGCAAGGGTGGAAGCGTCCGGAGTGACAGTTTGCATAAGCTACTATCGTATATCGGGAAGTCTGAAGCGGATCTCGCTGGTGAGCCTGATCTTCCGAAAACAAACGCTACACCGGTGCATTTTGAAGGGGCGTCTTTAGTTCAAGTCCGTGAGGATTTGCCGGTTTTTGGAACCGCTCTCGGGGCAGAGATGTTAGTCGAGGGCGAGCGCATCGAGCAGACGATGTTAAACACCGGAGATATCATCGAGTATCGGAAGCGGCCGCCGGTCAGTCACGGTGTTGAGAAGGTGTACGGGCTGTATATCCAGGGTGCGAGCATGTATCCAGCCCACCGCGATGGTGCGTTTATTTTTGCTCAGCGTGACGCGCGTTTGCGCGTCGATGACGACGTGGTTGTTTATCTAAGGCCGAAAGATGACACTGATGATGGCTCCCGGGCTGTCTGCGTGCTTGTGAAAAGGCTTGTGAGGCGATCGGCACAATTCGTTGAGCTTGAACAATACAATCCCGCAAAAATATTCCGGATTGATATGAAGGATGTTCTTCAAATTGATCGAGTTTTAACCACTGACGATTACACATAA
- a CDS encoding site-specific DNA-methyltransferase — protein sequence MDSATSAAPVMTGSADDIALPATPTVAIIGAATLYLGDCYDILPRLGWFPALVMDPPYAFDTSGGGRFRAARGHTDQIAAEGLDEGFSHDIINPLLCGSVIVFCHNDQIPALSTYLDGNFERFVICSWIKSNPMPVANKHYQPDTEFYIHAWNSGFHPQGELADKKRHVVAPVGRSKEFSHPTVKPDNVMTKIVRNAAGATICDPFMGTGSTGVAVVRDGRSFIGIEKNPAHFATACARLAAAQGLASA from the coding sequence ATGGACAGCGCGACCAGTGCAGCGCCGGTGATGACCGGTTCTGCGGACGATATTGCTTTGCCTGCAACGCCGACGGTCGCGATCATCGGCGCGGCGACGCTGTATCTGGGCGACTGCTATGACATCCTCCCCCGCCTGGGTTGGTTCCCCGCGCTGGTGATGGACCCACCCTATGCGTTCGACACATCGGGCGGCGGCCGGTTCCGCGCCGCCCGCGGCCATACCGACCAGATCGCCGCCGAAGGTCTGGACGAGGGCTTCAGCCACGACATCATCAACCCGCTGCTCTGCGGGTCGGTGATCGTGTTCTGCCACAACGATCAGATCCCGGCCCTATCTACCTATCTGGACGGCAATTTCGAGCGGTTCGTCATCTGCTCGTGGATCAAGTCCAACCCGATGCCGGTGGCGAACAAGCATTACCAACCGGACACAGAATTCTACATCCACGCGTGGAACAGCGGCTTCCACCCGCAGGGCGAGCTGGCCGACAAGAAGCGGCACGTCGTTGCGCCGGTCGGCCGGTCCAAGGAATTCAGCCACCCGACGGTGAAGCCGGACAACGTGATGACGAAGATCGTCCGCAACGCGGCAGGCGCCACCATCTGTGACCCTTTCATGGGGACGGGATCGACCGGCGTCGCCGTGGTGCGGGACGGGCGCAGCTTCATCGGCATCGAGAAGAACCCGGCGCATTTCGCCACTGCATGCGCGCGCCTCGCCGCCGCGCAGGGGTTGGCGTCGGCATGA
- a CDS encoding DUF2312 domain-containing protein, with protein MSDGNVAGDQLRLLIERWERLDEEKKGIGDDQKDVMLEAKATGFDTKIMRQIIRLRKMQPHDRQEMEAILQTYLAALGME; from the coding sequence ATGTCTGACGGAAATGTCGCCGGCGATCAGCTTCGCTTGCTCATCGAGCGCTGGGAGCGGCTGGATGAAGAAAAGAAGGGCATCGGCGACGATCAGAAGGATGTGATGCTGGAAGCTAAGGCGACCGGGTTCGACACCAAGATCATGCGCCAGATCATTCGCTTGCGGAAAATGCAGCCCCATGACCGGCAGGAAATGGAGGCTATCCTCCAGACCTATCTTGCCGCGCTGGGCATGGAATAG
- a CDS encoding VRR-NUC domain-containing protein, protein MAASWFKAPRAAAGRKRAAPAGMAERPVQRGAIRLLAMQRIEAVAVPNGAHLAGDKLARIKQMAALRKDGLRPGFPDLILFGRQQLQIGFLEVKREVGNDLSDDQEDWRDMLIGWGFPWAMIRQPEEALDVVREWGWI, encoded by the coding sequence GTGGCGGCATCGTGGTTCAAAGCGCCGCGCGCAGCAGCAGGGCGGAAGCGGGCGGCACCCGCTGGTATGGCGGAGCGGCCGGTTCAGCGCGGCGCGATCCGCCTGCTCGCTATGCAGCGCATCGAAGCAGTCGCGGTGCCCAATGGAGCGCACTTGGCAGGCGACAAGTTGGCGCGCATCAAGCAGATGGCGGCGCTGCGCAAGGATGGCCTGCGGCCCGGCTTCCCCGACCTGATCCTCTTCGGCCGTCAGCAACTGCAAATCGGCTTCCTGGAGGTGAAGCGTGAGGTCGGCAATGACCTATCGGACGATCAGGAAGATTGGCGCGACATGCTTATCGGCTGGGGCTTCCCCTGGGCGATGATCCGCCAGCCGGAAGAGGCGCTGGACGTCGTGCGCGAATGGGGATGGATATGA
- a CDS encoding DUF1376 domain-containing protein: MDMTNKTEPLTSSDCDLQDFPFMPLQVARLRDSDLAATEHPEACWYAVLLWAASWHQVPAASLPDDEMVLARLCGLGRDVKTFRKHRAGALRGFVTCSDGRLYHPVVAEQANAAWKEKLAYRDRKEKRASIASNAAKARWQSMPDPDAEAYAMHDASNGDASCMPDAMLKGTGTGTGTNIIVDDEREGAVDIIDLTAELARMAGVGHLAPGRIAQNIDTVREWMSHGASPDEMRGAVQDGVSAASAAIHSLKYFSGAVRQRVAKRENGNGSTGQGSAAEQSADGILRAAAARRAARRVEQQAERA, from the coding sequence ATGGATATGACCAACAAAACTGAACCGCTTACATCGTCTGATTGCGATTTGCAGGACTTCCCCTTCATGCCTTTGCAGGTCGCCCGGCTGCGCGACAGCGATCTGGCTGCGACCGAGCACCCCGAAGCATGCTGGTATGCGGTGCTGCTCTGGGCTGCCTCCTGGCATCAGGTGCCAGCCGCCAGCTTGCCTGACGATGAGATGGTGCTGGCGCGGTTATGCGGACTGGGCCGTGATGTGAAGACGTTCCGCAAGCATCGCGCAGGCGCTCTGCGAGGCTTTGTCACATGTTCGGACGGGCGGCTGTATCATCCCGTCGTTGCCGAACAGGCCAACGCCGCGTGGAAAGAGAAGCTGGCCTATCGCGATCGCAAGGAGAAGCGCGCGTCCATCGCCAGCAATGCAGCGAAAGCCCGCTGGCAGAGCATGCCCGACCCTGATGCAGAAGCATACGCGATGCATGATGCATCGAATGGGGATGCATCATGCATGCCCGATGCAATGCTGAAAGGGACAGGGACAGGGACAGGGACAAATATTATTGTTGATGATGAGCGCGAGGGCGCGGTCGATATCATCGACCTGACCGCCGAGTTGGCCCGCATGGCTGGCGTCGGCCATCTTGCCCCAGGCCGGATAGCCCAGAACATCGACACCGTCCGCGAGTGGATGAGCCACGGCGCCTCGCCGGACGAAATGCGCGGCGCTGTGCAGGACGGCGTGTCAGCCGCCTCCGCTGCGATCCACAGCCTCAAATATTTCAGCGGCGCAGTGCGCCAGCGCGTCGCCAAACGGGAGAATGGAAATGGGTCAACTGGCCAAGGTTCAGCCGCAGAGCAGAGCGCTGACGGAATATTGCGAGCCGCCGCTGCCCGACGGGCTGCTCGCCGCGTTGAACAGCAGGCAGAGCGTGCTTGA
- a CDS encoding transcription termination/antitermination NusG family protein: MVEQGKQWCILRTSGRTTISLAETLAKDGFEVWTPIETRKVTVPRANVKREVRLPIMPTYVFAASRYLSELLQLAAMPVRPRRGAGLLDAAHAAFHVLHCFGGIPIVDDRHLSNLRRLEAKRTPLRRAAYAFPQNSKARVKDGAYGGMTGVVIRSTVAATTLDFGNGWSTQIPTSILSPADVEQHANTALRAA, translated from the coding sequence ATGGTTGAACAGGGCAAACAGTGGTGCATTTTGAGGACGTCGGGTCGCACCACAATCAGCCTGGCGGAAACGCTGGCGAAGGACGGCTTTGAAGTCTGGACGCCCATAGAGACGCGGAAGGTCACCGTCCCGCGGGCCAACGTGAAGCGTGAGGTACGGCTACCGATCATGCCGACCTATGTCTTTGCGGCATCGCGCTACCTTAGCGAACTGTTGCAGCTGGCGGCTATGCCGGTGCGGCCACGGCGCGGCGCTGGCCTGCTGGACGCAGCTCACGCGGCTTTCCATGTCCTGCATTGCTTTGGCGGCATCCCTATCGTGGACGATCGTCATCTGTCTAACCTTCGCCGATTGGAGGCGAAGCGCACTCCATTGCGGCGCGCCGCCTATGCGTTCCCCCAGAACAGCAAAGCCCGCGTGAAGGACGGCGCCTATGGAGGAATGACCGGGGTTGTCATTCGAAGCACGGTTGCCGCCACCACCCTGGACTTTGGCAACGGATGGTCGACGCAAATTCCCACTTCCATCCTGTCGCCAGCCGATGTAGAACAGCACGCGAACACCGCCCTAAGGGCGGCTTAG
- a CDS encoding phage terminase large subunit family protein has translation MSTSSSAILENPKRISTSDLTATLLRAEMARAWTPPPRISVPDWADRYRKLAKEAGSTSGNWRTSTVEVARGAMLAVTEPGVHKITGMVCTQLMKTAMIENTLGYFAHLDPGPILIVQPKEDAAEQFSKERITPLIRATPVLRKLIGSGKTRTAEETLLYKAFPGGFVALAGAGSPDNLARRPVRVVMYDEIDKYPITREGSPLDLGDERMATFAAWLSLRVCSPTIEGESLIEASFLEGDQRQASVVCPDCGHRQFLEFFKHVHWVQDEDSGEHKPSSAQIHCEACGVAWSEGQRLLALRTTRWHQTRPFRCCGKHQDPMEAYHRAWTESAPSPNAPGAVDVVWDWWQSDRWAVYRAKCTDCGRWAIDNEHASFTASKLFSPWPKDAPPKIAAKWLAAKDDPDKRVTFDNTQLGKPHRRHSSKDVPAEALMKRAELWPGEVPEGAGVVTTGIDIQDDRAEIEFVAWGRGEESWSIDFQVVEGDPATDDFWKRVDTQLLRRFLRADGREFTVTAGCIDSGGHHTQRVYSFAKARLGRKIWAIKGQSARNGERSPVWPTSRPSAKNRSRFKPVILGTNAAKDSIRNRLAIEEPGPGYMHFPSDRDLGWYVQLTSERLITKVASGRRFTVWDLPKGRANEALDCRVYAFAALQGLMQLGMKLNAVVDAVSPAPVIDAVPTAKTTAAIEGVPATPPKAKPSKFAKRSGSWMNRRR, from the coding sequence ATGTCCACCAGCAGCTCAGCGATCTTGGAGAACCCGAAGCGGATTTCAACGAGTGATCTGACGGCCACCCTGCTGCGCGCCGAGATGGCGCGGGCATGGACGCCGCCGCCACGTATCAGCGTGCCCGACTGGGCAGATCGTTATCGGAAGCTCGCAAAGGAGGCGGGCAGCACATCGGGAAACTGGCGCACGTCGACAGTTGAGGTTGCGCGCGGCGCTATGTTGGCAGTCACCGAACCCGGGGTCCACAAGATCACCGGGATGGTCTGCACCCAGTTGATGAAGACAGCCATGATCGAGAACACGCTGGGCTATTTCGCCCATCTCGATCCCGGGCCTATTCTCATCGTCCAGCCCAAAGAAGATGCCGCCGAGCAGTTTTCGAAGGAACGGATCACACCGCTCATTCGTGCGACGCCGGTCCTTCGCAAGCTGATCGGATCAGGCAAGACGCGCACGGCCGAAGAAACGCTGCTCTACAAGGCGTTTCCTGGTGGATTTGTCGCGCTTGCCGGAGCGGGCAGTCCAGACAATCTGGCCCGTCGGCCGGTGCGTGTCGTGATGTATGACGAGATCGACAAGTATCCCATCACGCGGGAAGGTTCGCCGCTCGATCTTGGCGATGAGCGCATGGCGACCTTTGCCGCCTGGTTATCGTTGCGCGTCTGTTCGCCCACCATCGAGGGCGAAAGCCTCATCGAAGCCAGCTTTTTAGAAGGCGATCAGCGGCAGGCATCCGTTGTATGTCCGGATTGCGGGCATCGTCAGTTTCTGGAGTTCTTCAAGCACGTCCATTGGGTGCAGGACGAAGACAGCGGTGAGCATAAGCCATCAAGCGCGCAGATCCATTGCGAGGCGTGCGGCGTGGCATGGTCGGAAGGCCAGCGCCTGCTGGCGCTTCGCACGACGCGCTGGCACCAGACCCGACCCTTCCGCTGCTGCGGGAAGCATCAGGATCCCATGGAGGCATACCACCGGGCGTGGACGGAGTCGGCCCCCAGTCCGAATGCGCCGGGCGCGGTGGATGTTGTCTGGGATTGGTGGCAGTCTGACCGATGGGCCGTCTATCGCGCCAAATGCACCGATTGCGGGCGTTGGGCGATTGATAACGAACACGCATCGTTCACGGCGTCGAAGCTTTTTAGCCCATGGCCAAAAGATGCCCCGCCAAAGATTGCAGCAAAGTGGCTGGCCGCCAAGGATGATCCGGACAAGAGGGTCACGTTCGACAATACCCAGCTGGGCAAGCCGCATCGCCGTCATTCGTCGAAGGATGTGCCCGCCGAAGCACTCATGAAGCGGGCCGAACTGTGGCCGGGTGAGGTTCCCGAAGGCGCTGGCGTTGTTACCACTGGCATAGATATTCAGGATGACCGGGCCGAGATTGAGTTCGTGGCCTGGGGCCGTGGTGAGGAAAGCTGGTCTATCGATTTTCAGGTCGTTGAGGGAGATCCGGCCACCGATGATTTCTGGAAACGGGTCGATACCCAATTGCTGCGCCGCTTTCTGCGCGCGGATGGGCGCGAATTTACAGTCACAGCCGGCTGCATCGATTCTGGCGGACATCACACACAGCGCGTTTATTCGTTCGCAAAAGCCCGACTGGGCCGCAAAATATGGGCAATTAAGGGTCAAAGTGCCCGAAATGGTGAGCGGTCTCCGGTTTGGCCAACGTCGCGGCCCAGTGCGAAAAACCGTTCCCGTTTCAAGCCGGTCATTCTTGGCACGAACGCGGCGAAGGATTCTATTCGCAACAGGCTGGCCATTGAAGAGCCAGGGCCGGGATATATGCATTTTCCGTCCGACCGGGACCTGGGCTGGTATGTGCAGCTGACGTCCGAGCGGCTGATTACCAAGGTCGCTTCGGGCCGTCGTTTCACGGTCTGGGATTTGCCCAAGGGACGCGCGAACGAAGCGCTCGATTGCCGCGTGTATGCATTCGCCGCACTTCAGGGCCTGATGCAGTTGGGCATGAAACTGAACGCCGTTGTGGATGCCGTGTCGCCCGCGCCGGTGATCGATGCCGTACCAACGGCGAAGACCACTGCTGCTATAGAGGGGGTGCCCGCCACCCCACCCAAGGCCAAGCCTTCGAAGTTCGCAAAGCGTTCGGGAAGCTGGATGAACAGGAGGCGATAA
- a CDS encoding phage head-tail joining protein, with protein MAFQQSDLDRLDTAIGSGIRKVTFADGRSTEYQNLDDMLRAREAIVGILAKPAPGTTGRRRFIVGRVGRL; from the coding sequence ATGGCATTCCAGCAATCCGATCTCGATCGCCTCGATACCGCCATCGGCAGCGGCATCCGCAAGGTGACGTTCGCCGACGGTCGGTCCACCGAATATCAAAACCTGGACGACATGCTGCGCGCCCGCGAGGCGATCGTCGGCATTCTGGCAAAGCCCGCCCCCGGCACTACGGGCCGGCGCCGCTTCATCGTCGGAAGGGTCGGCAGGCTGTGA
- a CDS encoding phage portal protein has product MNWIDRTVGYLSPVAGMRRQAARKMLERTAPRARPGRRFMGKDRDFDTVSSNPNDGRPKRYVDRMTILRLIAENPFARKALNALLNSLIGWGITGAPTGPKVMRDHWAAWINACDYYNRHDLYGLQKLWAISMLRDGEVFIVQRLIKAPGIIPLRLQTYDKGMLAADKYGLNIERGIEYDDEGRAVAYHFYRGRKGYRWSSTETIRFPAEEVIHLFDSEWVGQTEGVSLFEPIVKRLGDVEEGIEAEVVKANIAACLVGFRYRPPAQEGEDPNIGIPVDEAQERAPIEEFVPGMIETLEDGEQITFSNPPKTGGINDLARIALLASAAGVGVTYEQMTGDLSNVNFSSYKAGALENKRFIGRLQYLTFIPICLNRVFGWFARTGWESGYLSKPAYPVKWTPPPFESIDREGDAMADILEMEAGLESRANLLNARGYDHDPMMEEIATARDLLNRLKLAFRGDPMVPGAASNSANGDANASDPNRMMMMAIARRLMSPR; this is encoded by the coding sequence GTGAACTGGATCGACCGCACCGTTGGATATCTTTCTCCGGTCGCAGGGATGCGCCGTCAGGCCGCCCGCAAGATGCTGGAGCGCACGGCGCCGCGCGCACGGCCCGGCCGTCGCTTCATGGGTAAGGATCGGGACTTCGATACGGTAAGCAGCAATCCGAACGATGGGCGCCCCAAGCGCTATGTCGACCGGATGACGATACTGCGCCTGATCGCCGAAAACCCGTTCGCGCGGAAGGCTCTGAATGCCCTGCTCAACAGTCTCATCGGCTGGGGTATCACCGGAGCCCCGACGGGCCCAAAGGTCATGCGCGATCATTGGGCGGCATGGATTAACGCGTGCGATTATTACAACCGGCACGATCTCTACGGCCTGCAAAAACTGTGGGCCATCTCCATGCTGCGCGATGGCGAGGTGTTCATCGTCCAACGTCTAATCAAGGCGCCAGGGATTATCCCGCTCCGGCTCCAAACCTATGACAAAGGCATGCTCGCCGCCGATAAATACGGCCTGAATATCGAGCGCGGCATAGAATATGACGACGAGGGTCGTGCGGTTGCCTATCATTTTTACCGGGGGCGCAAAGGCTATCGCTGGTCGTCCACCGAGACGATTCGTTTTCCCGCCGAAGAGGTCATCCACCTGTTCGACAGCGAATGGGTTGGCCAGACGGAAGGCGTCAGCCTGTTTGAGCCGATCGTCAAACGGCTGGGTGATGTTGAGGAAGGTATTGAGGCGGAGGTCGTCAAGGCCAACATCGCTGCATGCCTGGTTGGCTTCCGCTATCGCCCGCCGGCGCAGGAGGGAGAAGACCCGAACATAGGCATTCCTGTCGATGAGGCGCAGGAGCGCGCTCCTATCGAAGAGTTTGTGCCCGGCATGATCGAAACGCTGGAGGACGGCGAGCAGATAACCTTTTCCAATCCGCCCAAGACGGGCGGCATCAACGACCTTGCTCGCATCGCGCTTCTGGCGTCCGCCGCTGGCGTGGGCGTCACCTACGAGCAGATGACCGGCGACCTGTCGAATGTGAACTTCTCCAGTTATAAGGCGGGCGCGCTGGAAAATAAGCGCTTCATCGGCCGCCTACAGTATCTGACATTCATCCCGATCTGCCTCAACCGCGTGTTCGGCTGGTTTGCACGCACCGGCTGGGAATCGGGATATCTCAGCAAGCCCGCCTATCCGGTGAAATGGACGCCGCCGCCGTTTGAATCGATCGACCGCGAGGGTGACGCCATGGCAGACATTCTTGAGATGGAAGCCGGCCTCGAAAGCCGCGCCAATCTCCTGAATGCCCGCGGTTACGATCATGATCCGATGATGGAAGAGATCGCTACCGCCCGCGACCTGCTTAATAGGCTGAAACTGGCATTTCGCGGCGATCCCATGGTCCCGGGCGCGGCCAGCAACAGCGCCAATGGCGATGCCAACGCCTCTGATCCGAACCGCATGATGATGATGGCCATCGCGCGTCGCCTGATGTCCCCCCGATAG
- a CDS encoding prohead protease/major capsid protein fusion protein, with translation MTGIMTRASAVPVDPEERRQPQAGGRGTRDLAVRSESYNSSSRSVEAILSAGSPVRRYYFTEELEISAEAIDLGRVSRGVCPLLDTHNQYEINAVIGAISNVRIEGGQLIGTLTFSDTDRGREIEQRVANGELRAISIGYHVTKWQITATDENDHETWRAVAWELLEASLVPVPADPNAVVRSNPGNSHGDAQEEDNMRRNLAGGAAAAAPAVTTTPAAAAAPAPAERAAPETAVPTPVAPPAADHRAAGIPASRILDLCARSEDLGSVFAAELIRANETTPLTEADLQSRMTDRLIEARARPTSDVRAGRSGTESDGYRLAVEDALLLAANPSLRAADFGIDDQRADAAREFRGLTLMELSRDYCQRTGIRVTGMGRMELAGAALGMRGGALTTSDFAFALGNAANRRVRRAFEAAPQSFRPFVSTGSLPDFRPASIIGMGDAPALLLVTENGEIKHGALTDTGDSYKLATYARIIPISRQAIVNDDKGLFGRIPTQFANKAADLESDLVYSQLIGNPTMPDGVSLFHASHGNLAGAGGPITVANVGAGRAAMRQQKTAEGGNMTVRARFLIVGPLQETAAEQFLTAVTAQQTANVNPFPGKLVLVVDERITDYSWYLAADPDAFDTILLAHLEGQEELFTDTHQSFEVDGIKFKARLDVTAKVLDYRGLYKNPGAQ, from the coding sequence GTGACCGGCATCATGACCCGCGCATCGGCGGTGCCGGTCGATCCAGAAGAGCGCCGGCAACCGCAAGCCGGTGGTCGCGGCACGCGGGATCTTGCCGTCCGCTCGGAAAGCTACAATTCTTCAAGCCGGTCGGTTGAGGCGATCCTGTCAGCTGGTTCGCCGGTGCGGCGATATTATTTCACCGAGGAACTGGAGATCAGCGCCGAGGCGATCGATCTCGGCCGGGTATCGCGGGGTGTGTGTCCGCTATTGGACACCCACAATCAGTACGAAATCAACGCCGTCATCGGCGCGATCAGCAACGTGCGGATCGAGGGTGGCCAGCTCATCGGTACCCTCACTTTTTCCGACACCGATCGCGGTCGCGAGATTGAGCAGCGCGTCGCCAATGGCGAGCTGCGCGCCATCTCCATCGGCTATCATGTGACCAAATGGCAGATCACTGCCACCGACGAAAATGATCATGAGACATGGCGCGCCGTCGCCTGGGAGCTTCTCGAAGCCAGTCTCGTCCCAGTTCCCGCCGATCCGAACGCCGTGGTTCGGTCAAATCCGGGAAATTCCCACGGCGATGCACAAGAGGAAGATAACATGCGACGCAACCTTGCTGGCGGCGCGGCTGCGGCCGCCCCTGCTGTAACCACCACCCCGGCCGCTGCTGCGGCACCGGCGCCCGCCGAGCGCGCGGCTCCTGAAACTGCTGTGCCTACCCCTGTCGCACCTCCTGCTGCGGATCATCGCGCGGCGGGCATTCCCGCTTCCCGCATTCTTGACCTGTGCGCGCGGTCGGAGGATCTGGGCAGCGTCTTTGCGGCTGAACTGATCCGCGCGAACGAAACCACGCCTCTGACCGAGGCAGACCTGCAATCGCGCATGACCGATCGCCTCATTGAGGCCCGCGCGCGCCCCACCTCGGACGTCCGCGCTGGACGCTCGGGAACCGAAAGCGATGGCTACCGCCTGGCGGTCGAAGACGCCTTGCTGCTGGCCGCAAATCCCAGCCTCCGCGCTGCTGACTTTGGTATCGACGACCAACGCGCGGATGCCGCCCGTGAGTTCCGGGGCCTGACCCTTATGGAGCTGTCGCGAGACTATTGCCAACGCACCGGCATTCGCGTCACCGGCATGGGGCGCATGGAACTGGCTGGCGCAGCGCTCGGTATGCGCGGCGGGGCGCTGACGACCAGCGATTTTGCCTTTGCGCTCGGCAATGCGGCAAACCGCCGCGTTCGCCGTGCATTTGAGGCGGCTCCGCAGTCGTTCCGGCCCTTCGTATCGACCGGAAGCTTGCCCGATTTCCGTCCGGCATCCATCATCGGCATGGGCGACGCGCCCGCGCTGCTGCTGGTCACCGAAAACGGCGAAATCAAGCATGGCGCGCTGACCGATACCGGCGACAGCTACAAGCTGGCGACCTATGCGCGCATCATTCCGATCTCGCGTCAGGCCATCGTCAACGACGACAAGGGCCTCTTCGGTCGCATCCCGACGCAGTTCGCGAACAAGGCGGCGGATCTGGAATCTGATCTGGTCTACAGCCAGCTCATCGGTAATCCTACGATGCCGGATGGCGTGTCTCTGTTCCATGCGAGCCACGGCAATCTTGCTGGCGCAGGCGGGCCGATTACCGTTGCCAACGTCGGTGCCGGTCGGGCAGCAATGCGGCAGCAGAAAACGGCCGAAGGCGGAAATATGACCGTTCGCGCTCGCTTCCTGATTGTTGGCCCGCTGCAGGAAACCGCCGCGGAGCAGTTCCTCACGGCCGTTACCGCCCAGCAAACCGCAAACGTCAACCCCTTCCCGGGCAAGCTGGTGCTGGTCGTTGATGAGCGCATTACCGATTACAGCTGGTATCTGGCTGCGGATCCTGATGCGTTCGATACGATCCTGCTGGCGCATCTGGAAGGACAGGAAGAGCTGTTCACTGACACGCATCAGAGCTTCGAGGTCGACGGCATCAAGTTCAAGGCCCGCCTGGACGTCACCGCCAAGGTCCTTGACTATCGGGGTCTCTACAAAAACCCCGGCGCGCAGTGA